The following coding sequences lie in one Pontibacter sp. G13 genomic window:
- a CDS encoding tetratricopeptide repeat protein has translation MRSSTPRKTARWLDRVYAFAVRYFQYADHGEGARYFREGQQLQDEENHEAAIFALSQAISCDPNYVDAWVLRGISHLRLEAFESAITDFSEAIELDPSEEVAFFNRGLSHWKEDRPVDAVSDYTEAIEINPDYPSAYVNRGLAFLQLGEYRPAIGDLSIALKFIPDHPDILIARAEAFLHLGNLPNSRRDLEQVLAFHPETAKLFASLAHLEWLEGNSDQAIVAWTRAIRLDDSVKEYYCRRGDAFRTKSKFQLALEDYEMALLLDPDCPDALGGMAMVEAQNGDPEAFLERLRMALEVGFQVWNAQHWHDPILDPFRSHPELWGLIDRYRTQQS, from the coding sequence ATGCGATCTTCAACTCCCCGCAAAACCGCCCGATGGCTGGATCGCGTCTATGCATTTGCGGTCCGCTATTTCCAGTATGCCGATCACGGAGAAGGTGCCCGATATTTTCGGGAAGGGCAACAGTTGCAAGATGAGGAGAACCATGAGGCGGCCATTTTTGCGCTTTCGCAGGCGATCAGTTGTGATCCCAATTATGTGGACGCATGGGTGTTGCGAGGAATCAGCCACTTGAGACTGGAGGCATTCGAGTCTGCCATCACCGATTTTTCGGAAGCCATCGAATTGGACCCTTCCGAGGAAGTCGCTTTTTTCAACCGTGGTCTTTCCCATTGGAAGGAGGACCGTCCGGTGGATGCCGTTTCAGATTACACAGAAGCCATTGAGATCAATCCCGATTATCCATCAGCCTATGTCAATCGGGGGCTGGCTTTCCTGCAATTGGGGGAATATCGCCCCGCCATTGGAGATTTGTCCATAGCGCTGAAGTTCATCCCCGATCATCCAGATATCCTCATTGCACGTGCGGAGGCTTTTCTCCACCTCGGCAATCTGCCCAATTCCCGGAGAGATCTAGAGCAGGTTCTGGCCTTTCATCCCGAAACTGCCAAGTTGTTTGCTTCGCTCGCTCATCTGGAATGGTTGGAAGGAAATTCCGATCAGGCCATTGTAGCATGGACCCGGGCGATTCGGTTGGATGATTCGGTGAAGGAGTACTATTGCCGAAGAGGAGATGCCTTCCGGACCAAGTCCAAGTTTCAATTGGCACTGGAGGACTACGAAATGGCGCTGTTGCTTGATCCGGATTGCCCCGATGCATTGGGGGGAATGGCGATGGTAGAGGCCCAAAATGGTGATCCCGAAGCATTTCTGGAACGCCTTCGAATGGCATTGGAGGTGGGGTTTCAGGTATGGAATGCCCAACACTGGCACGATCCGATCTTGGATCCCTTTCGCAGTCATCCCGAGCTCTGGGGGCTGATCGATCGGTACCGCACTCAGCAATCCTAA
- a CDS encoding T9SS type A sorting domain-containing protein — protein sequence MDKTFYTIWSFLLICSFLLITTSFSHAQQTIPNAGFETWEDLFLYEQFPPYNTTNVLALALTGAPNVTSATGCDGTGTAMRLETIVQGTDTLPGLATTSSLFGFGFEPSLPFSGEPDSVAMCLRWNMMPGDTAGVIVTFFTGGLPASNPIFLGLGGQQETWNRLAFGTGLFLSTPDSISVLFSTSITVAQSGSWMEVDDIEFIGSNSDTIPNQDFEQVNDVDFDEPEGWFTNNFFTALFGANPSVSRSMDSFSGNFAIQIETTEIEDIEDTVGFAVLAVQDSFLDEPAFGIPYTEASSPSQLSGYYKYTPVSTDTALVYALFTKWNTTTNQPDTVEEAILPLTAAGSYTEFTLPLAPTDVPDTFFIALASSNFSDDLTETLGEDVFPGSVLLVDDLTFDGAATSIDRDQWALERNLQVFPNPASDFVRVEWDVQPSESFRLRLINLVGQEVVASQSIQSAGNQTLSHQWPVEQLPGGTYYLVMTLEDGTPVALEKVIIR from the coding sequence ATGGACAAGACTTTCTACACCATTTGGTCTTTCCTGCTCATTTGTAGTTTTCTCCTGATTACCACCTCCTTTTCTCACGCTCAACAAACGATCCCCAATGCAGGCTTTGAAACTTGGGAGGATCTCTTCTTGTATGAGCAATTTCCCCCTTACAATACCACCAATGTATTGGCATTGGCGCTGACTGGCGCTCCCAATGTTACTTCGGCAACGGGTTGCGATGGAACCGGAACGGCCATGCGTCTCGAAACCATCGTGCAGGGCACAGACACCTTGCCCGGCTTGGCGACCACTTCCAGCTTGTTTGGATTCGGGTTCGAGCCCAGTCTTCCGTTTTCCGGCGAGCCTGACTCCGTGGCGATGTGTCTTCGTTGGAATATGATGCCCGGCGATACCGCTGGCGTGATCGTCACCTTCTTCACAGGAGGACTTCCAGCGAGCAACCCCATCTTCTTGGGATTGGGTGGCCAGCAAGAAACTTGGAATCGTCTGGCTTTCGGTACAGGACTATTCCTGAGTACACCTGACTCCATTTCGGTCCTCTTTTCCACCAGCATCACTGTTGCTCAATCGGGCTCGTGGATGGAAGTTGACGACATAGAATTTATCGGCAGCAATAGCGATACGATTCCCAACCAAGACTTTGAGCAGGTGAACGACGTCGATTTCGATGAGCCAGAGGGATGGTTCACCAACAACTTCTTCACGGCGCTATTCGGGGCGAATCCTTCCGTCTCCCGAAGCATGGACAGTTTCTCCGGAAACTTCGCTATCCAGATCGAAACGACCGAAATCGAGGATATCGAGGATACTGTCGGATTTGCGGTACTGGCAGTTCAAGATAGCTTTTTGGATGAGCCAGCCTTTGGAATTCCCTACACCGAGGCATCGTCTCCAAGCCAGCTATCAGGCTATTACAAGTACACGCCTGTCTCTACAGACACGGCACTGGTTTACGCCCTATTCACCAAGTGGAATACCACGACCAATCAGCCTGATACCGTAGAAGAAGCCATCTTGCCGTTGACAGCCGCTGGTTCCTACACCGAATTCACCCTCCCATTGGCACCGACCGATGTACCGGACACCTTTTTCATCGCATTGGCTTCCAGCAACTTCAGCGATGATCTGACCGAGACCTTGGGAGAAGATGTATTTCCGGGTAGTGTACTCTTGGTAGACGATCTCACATTTGATGGGGCCGCTACCTCCATCGACCGAGACCAATGGGCACTTGAACGAAATCTTCAGGTATTTCCAAATCCTGCTTCTGATTTTGTCCGGGTAGAATGGGATGTACAGCCGAGCGAATCTTTCCGGTTGAGATTGATCAACTTGGTGGGCCAAGAGGTCGTTGCTTCCCAATCCATCCAATCAGCAGGAAACCAGACACTCTCCCACCAATGGCCGGTCGAGCAATTGCCGGGAGGTACCTACTATCTCGTGATGACTTTGGAAGACGGCACACCAGTAGCTTTGGAAAAAGTGATCATACGCTAG
- a CDS encoding YceI family protein, with translation MMISISAWIATLIALTMSLEPIPLHITQESSLSIQGTSTIHDWEVKAKSVEGNWSLPKSSWKRPKAGKDAGTGWLSLKVNDLQGSQEALNTKMYEAFKYRQFPVIAFELTEGTFGEEQGGEWPISFRGTLRMAGASQPIEIQAKWNPNTGKLRATQSIDMTEFGMTPPSAMFGSIQCGKKVMVSLNLDMTPASQ, from the coding sequence ATGATGATCTCAATATCTGCTTGGATAGCCACGCTGATCGCTTTGACCATGTCACTTGAGCCCATTCCCCTTCATATCACGCAGGAAAGTTCCTTGTCGATCCAAGGGACTTCAACTATCCATGACTGGGAGGTGAAGGCGAAATCTGTAGAAGGAAATTGGAGTCTTCCCAAATCCTCTTGGAAAAGGCCCAAAGCCGGAAAAGATGCTGGAACAGGATGGCTCAGTCTGAAGGTAAACGATCTCCAAGGCAGTCAGGAAGCGCTCAACACCAAGATGTACGAAGCCTTCAAGTACCGCCAATTTCCGGTTATTGCCTTCGAATTGACCGAAGGGACTTTCGGAGAAGAACAAGGCGGGGAATGGCCAATCTCCTTTCGGGGAACACTGAGGATGGCCGGTGCTTCCCAACCCATCGAGATTCAGGCAAAGTGGAACCCCAACACGGGAAAGCTCCGTGCCACCCAATCAATCGATATGACTGAATTCGGGATGACGCCCCCTAGTGCCATGTTTGGTTCTATCCAGTGTGGCAAGAAGGTTATGGTTTCGCTGAATCTCGACATGACACCTGCATCTCAGTAA
- a CDS encoding DUF1080 domain-containing protein: protein MKHLTLILLGISTLAFAQQSPNWNRADQDPKATEQWEPEPEVVTPGEANSDAPSDAIVLFDGTNLDSWKSKSGEAVEWTMEDGAMEVKAGAGAITSKEKFGDMQLHLEWASPEVVEGKGQQRGNSGVFLMGRYEIQILDSYENRTYSNGQAGSIYKQQPPAVNACRPSGEWQTYDIFFEAPIFGEDGQLRRPAYATVIHNGILIHHHVALKGPTQYKGLPVYKAHGDAPIMLQDHGNPVRYRNIWARKL from the coding sequence ATGAAACATCTGACATTGATCCTACTCGGGATCAGCACGCTCGCCTTTGCCCAACAATCTCCCAATTGGAACCGGGCCGACCAAGATCCCAAAGCCACCGAACAGTGGGAGCCGGAACCGGAAGTCGTTACCCCTGGAGAAGCCAACAGTGATGCTCCATCCGATGCTATCGTGCTCTTTGATGGAACCAACCTCGATTCATGGAAATCCAAATCAGGAGAAGCCGTCGAGTGGACCATGGAAGATGGTGCTATGGAGGTCAAGGCGGGAGCCGGCGCCATCACTTCCAAAGAGAAGTTTGGAGACATGCAGCTCCATCTAGAATGGGCGTCTCCCGAAGTGGTAGAGGGAAAAGGACAGCAAAGAGGCAATAGCGGAGTATTTCTAATGGGTCGCTATGAAATCCAAATCCTCGACTCCTACGAAAACCGCACCTACAGCAATGGCCAAGCAGGCTCCATCTACAAGCAGCAACCCCCTGCCGTGAACGCCTGTCGTCCTTCTGGCGAATGGCAGACTTACGATATCTTCTTTGAGGCACCGATTTTTGGCGAGGATGGACAATTGAGAAGACCCGCCTATGCCACCGTCATCCACAACGGAATTCTCATCCACCACCATGTCGCGCTCAAAGGCCCCACCCAGTACAAGGGACTTCCTGTGTACAAAGCCCACGGTGATGCGCCCATTATGCTCCAAGATCACGGCAATCCTGTTCGATACCGCAACATCTGGGCTCGTAAGCTCTAG